The following is a genomic window from Aeromonas sp. FDAARGOS 1405.
GATGTTCATCACCCAACTACTTATCTAGCTAGTTGATGATGTCGGCTGATTGTAGATTGGCGAGATAAAACTCTTCGTAGTTGAATTGACACAGCTGTCTCCAAAAAGCCCAAAGCAAGCCCCAAACAAGCCCCAAAAGAGTTATTACCCCTGTAGGGCTGGCCGCACATGTTGACATTCCTTCAGACTGCTCTCGAATGAAAAAAAACCAAGGAGCAATCTTATGAATCAACCTAATACGATGCTGATTTCCGAAGCAAGCTTGCGTAAAAAACTGGAAATCTCGCGGGCTACCATCTACCGCTGGCGTAAAAATAATCCGAATTTTCCCAAGGCTGTCCATATCGGACCGCGGGCTATTCGTTACGACCTTGCCGCTGTTGAGGCATTCATTGCCAAATTGAGCGAAGGGGAGATTACGTAATGGCCTCCCCATTCAAGA
Proteins encoded in this region:
- a CDS encoding AlpA family transcriptional regulator; translated protein: MNQPNTMLISEASLRKKLEISRATIYRWRKNNPNFPKAVHIGPRAIRYDLAAVEAFIAKLSEGEIT